A single region of the Streptomyces sp. AM 4-1-1 genome encodes:
- a CDS encoding DEAD/DEAH box helicase: protein MLTAQRHGRATIGTPAAAPHPSTGGTSAAAPTRRRPLSALDAGEWSDHLAAACVHGDLTGGLGAEAVRRTASGLMSLRDLRMVLLVADARDVWAPVREAALAHAARVPETARDVLQLHCQLEMWPPTGFTDTRDVSDGAGTSFEVVARAGLPGHEVTGPAHRGPTRQHARDRAATGLLARLAGATDPLAPTELPRPRATGDSVHGLGAEAFEVLLDERVCSDTPGPRLLDELLRRAEQGRFQHRHMYQLLFTAHGPGWHEARVAALDVVAQRSGFAESLLVMRAKELGVPGPVYEQSSRPGPGSEAPSYLTTARFDPGGGPVNGAPRSARGRRSARHRASVGLLAALTALPETVVRLPDLPDPDPPTVSPAPDRAERAAEDRDERKRRRTNALMDLNQLKMDHVIGKPEWVYERTGSAHQPAFVCTGRCPYDGRTVEARGHGGSKADARMAAASALLRLLPTAGGASKPPAGRPPTAPVPTVASSAHSAAADALRGGCALTLLMDGPADGPHFLLYRPDGRPMPAATPAAALPGAVRELVLARDHGVRRVPVAGWALPLRPAVRTLLALDGDRALHPSAQAWQAATRLGLGLVAARLVHPALGDDGRDAWHVGPLTGPVLGAVRHIAEQMPPHAHCRALPAPDGAPRITTPLHAVEAFLHVLADTLVRTPGAHALFGDGPFLSATGEPAPALRRWADDIEDRADPAPRPRLLLTVHPPSDTDAAAQHLRSTLSLYPDDDEAGAAGPVPADDVWSGRHPGADSPLRRRQVRRALRRIADIWPAAARLATSAAPARLRLSVAEAVRLVAEAEPLAAAGFRVRWPEGLIDALTTRTVVGSRSATPESRLGLEQLIDFRWQLALNGQALTEAEMDALAEAARPLVRLRDTWVLLDETTVHRAAHRGLASLNGADALGAALSGSVSVDGATYACEPADGLAQLIAALRADASEAAPLPPPRALRARLRGYQHRGLTWLARITELGYGACLADDMGLGKTLTSIGLILHRQEAGAARPTLVVARASLVTNWVREIRRFAPRTPVVAYHGPGRTLVDVTSDTVVVTTYGILQRDTGPLTAVDWDLVLADEAQSVKNPATAAARRLRELTAAARVAVTGTPVENRLEELWAIMDWVNPGLLGTRTAFRARYGRDAERDTTGEAARRLGRVISPFLLRRLKSDPGIAPELPDKVHSRRIVRLTREQAALYEAAVRETLAAIGESAGITRHGLVVRLLTTLRQICDHPAHYLREPGPRHADEAPGFAARSAKLGALDELLDQITACDESVLIFTSYVEMGRLLHAHCAARGLAPSFLHGQTSLTERQRMVDAFQAGRVRVLILSVKAAGVGLNLTRATHVVHYDQQWNPAVEDQATDRAHRIGQDRTVTVHQLISEATLEDRIAALLHHKRALTDAVLTSGEGALADLDDDELAQLVTLGSTP, encoded by the coding sequence ATGTTGACGGCGCAGCGCCACGGCCGGGCGACCATCGGAACCCCGGCCGCCGCACCGCACCCGTCGACGGGTGGCACCTCGGCGGCGGCGCCCACGAGGCGGCGGCCCCTGTCCGCTCTCGACGCCGGAGAATGGAGCGACCACCTCGCAGCCGCCTGCGTCCACGGCGACCTGACGGGCGGTCTCGGGGCCGAGGCGGTCCGCCGGACCGCCTCTGGGCTGATGTCGCTGCGGGATCTGCGGATGGTGCTGCTCGTCGCGGACGCCCGCGATGTCTGGGCACCCGTCCGGGAGGCGGCCCTGGCCCACGCGGCCCGCGTCCCGGAGACCGCGCGGGACGTCCTGCAACTGCACTGCCAGCTCGAAATGTGGCCCCCGACGGGGTTCACCGACACCCGCGACGTCTCGGACGGCGCGGGGACCTCCTTCGAGGTCGTCGCCCGGGCCGGGCTGCCGGGCCACGAGGTCACCGGACCGGCCCACCGGGGCCCGACCCGGCAGCACGCCCGCGACCGGGCGGCGACCGGTCTGCTCGCCCGGCTGGCCGGCGCCACCGATCCGCTCGCCCCCACCGAGCTGCCCCGCCCCCGTGCGACCGGCGACAGCGTTCACGGACTGGGAGCGGAGGCGTTCGAGGTCCTGCTGGACGAACGCGTCTGCTCCGACACACCCGGCCCGCGCCTGCTGGACGAGCTGCTGCGACGTGCGGAACAGGGCAGGTTCCAGCACCGCCACATGTACCAGCTCCTGTTCACCGCCCATGGCCCCGGCTGGCACGAGGCCCGGGTCGCGGCGCTCGACGTCGTCGCGCAGCGCTCCGGATTCGCCGAATCCCTGCTGGTCATGCGGGCCAAGGAGCTGGGCGTACCAGGGCCGGTCTACGAGCAGAGCAGCCGACCCGGCCCCGGCTCGGAGGCGCCCTCGTACCTGACCACCGCACGGTTCGATCCGGGCGGCGGGCCGGTGAACGGGGCCCCGCGAAGCGCGCGTGGACGCAGGTCCGCCCGGCACCGCGCGTCGGTCGGTCTGCTCGCGGCCCTGACCGCCCTGCCCGAGACGGTGGTGCGTCTGCCCGACCTCCCCGACCCCGACCCGCCGACGGTCTCGCCCGCGCCGGACCGGGCGGAGCGGGCGGCGGAGGACCGCGACGAACGCAAGCGCCGCCGTACCAACGCGCTGATGGACCTCAACCAGCTGAAGATGGATCACGTCATCGGCAAGCCGGAGTGGGTGTACGAGCGCACCGGGTCCGCGCACCAGCCCGCGTTCGTCTGTACCGGCCGCTGTCCGTACGACGGGCGGACGGTCGAGGCCAGGGGGCACGGAGGTTCGAAGGCGGACGCACGCATGGCCGCCGCGTCCGCGCTGCTCCGGTTGCTGCCGACAGCGGGCGGAGCTTCGAAGCCCCCGGCCGGACGGCCGCCCACGGCGCCCGTACCCACGGTCGCGTCGTCCGCCCACTCGGCCGCCGCCGACGCCCTGCGCGGCGGCTGCGCCCTGACCCTCCTCATGGACGGACCCGCCGACGGCCCCCACTTCCTGCTCTACCGCCCCGACGGCCGTCCGATGCCCGCGGCGACCCCGGCGGCGGCTCTGCCAGGGGCGGTCAGGGAACTGGTCCTGGCCCGCGATCACGGCGTCCGCCGCGTCCCGGTGGCGGGATGGGCCCTGCCGCTGCGCCCCGCCGTCCGCACACTCCTCGCTCTCGACGGCGACCGGGCCCTCCATCCCTCCGCCCAGGCGTGGCAGGCGGCCACCCGTCTGGGACTGGGGCTGGTCGCCGCCCGACTCGTCCATCCGGCGCTCGGCGACGACGGCCGGGACGCCTGGCACGTCGGCCCGCTCACCGGCCCCGTGCTCGGAGCCGTTCGACACATCGCCGAACAGATGCCCCCGCACGCGCACTGCCGAGCGCTGCCCGCTCCCGACGGTGCCCCGCGCATCACCACACCGCTGCACGCCGTGGAGGCATTCCTCCACGTCCTGGCCGACACCCTCGTCCGCACCCCGGGTGCCCACGCGCTCTTCGGCGACGGGCCGTTCCTCTCGGCCACCGGGGAGCCCGCGCCCGCGCTGCGGCGGTGGGCGGACGACATCGAGGACCGGGCCGACCCCGCCCCGCGCCCTCGGCTGCTCCTGACCGTCCATCCGCCCTCGGACACCGATGCGGCCGCCCAACACCTGCGCTCCACACTGTCGTTGTATCCGGACGACGACGAAGCCGGAGCCGCCGGGCCCGTCCCCGCCGACGACGTGTGGTCCGGTCGGCATCCCGGCGCCGACTCGCCGCTGAGGCGCCGCCAGGTCCGCCGCGCGCTGCGCCGGATCGCGGACATCTGGCCGGCCGCCGCACGACTGGCCACCTCGGCTGCCCCCGCCCGGCTGAGGCTGTCCGTCGCGGAGGCCGTGCGGCTCGTCGCCGAGGCCGAGCCGCTGGCGGCGGCCGGATTCCGGGTGCGCTGGCCCGAAGGGCTCATCGACGCGCTCACCACCCGAACCGTCGTCGGCAGCCGGTCCGCAACGCCGGAATCCCGGCTCGGGCTGGAGCAACTGATCGACTTCCGATGGCAGTTGGCACTGAACGGGCAGGCGCTCACCGAGGCCGAGATGGACGCCCTGGCGGAAGCCGCGCGTCCCCTGGTCCGGCTGCGCGACACCTGGGTCCTGCTCGACGAGACCACCGTGCACCGAGCCGCCCATCGGGGCCTCGCCTCGCTCAACGGCGCCGACGCCCTGGGCGCCGCGCTGTCCGGAAGCGTGAGTGTCGACGGCGCGACGTACGCCTGTGAACCCGCGGACGGCCTCGCCCAGTTGATCGCGGCCCTGCGCGCCGACGCCTCCGAGGCCGCCCCCCTGCCCCCGCCCCGGGCACTCCGCGCCCGACTGCGCGGATATCAGCACCGGGGCCTGACCTGGCTGGCCCGCATCACCGAACTCGGTTACGGTGCCTGCCTCGCCGACGACATGGGCCTGGGCAAGACACTCACCTCGATCGGGCTGATCCTCCACCGCCAGGAGGCCGGCGCCGCGCGGCCCACGCTCGTCGTCGCCCGCGCCTCCCTCGTCACCAACTGGGTCAGGGAGATCCGGCGCTTCGCTCCCCGTACCCCCGTTGTCGCCTACCACGGGCCCGGTCGCACCCTCGTCGACGTCACTTCGGACACGGTCGTCGTCACCACGTACGGCATCCTGCAACGCGACACCGGCCCGCTGACGGCCGTCGACTGGGACCTGGTCCTGGCGGACGAGGCGCAGAGCGTCAAGAATCCGGCGACGGCCGCGGCCCGTCGGCTGCGTGAACTGACCGCCGCCGCCCGCGTCGCCGTCACCGGCACCCCCGTCGAGAACCGCCTCGAAGAACTCTGGGCGATCATGGACTGGGTCAACCCCGGACTGCTCGGCACCCGCACGGCCTTCCGCGCCCGCTACGGCCGCGACGCCGAGCGCGACACCACGGGAGAGGCCGCCCGCCGACTGGGCCGCGTCATCAGCCCGTTCCTGCTGCGCAGGCTCAAGAGCGATCCGGGCATCGCGCCCGAACTGCCCGACAAGGTCCACTCCCGGCGGATCGTGCGGCTCACCCGTGAACAGGCGGCGCTCTACGAGGCCGCGGTGCGCGAGACGCTGGCCGCCATCGGCGAGAGCGCGGGTATCACCCGGCACGGCCTGGTCGTCCGACTGCTCACCACACTGCGGCAGATCTGCGACCACCCGGCCCACTACCTCAGGGAACCCGGCCCCCGGCACGCCGACGAGGCCCCCGGATTCGCCGCCCGCTCGGCGAAACTCGGGGCCCTGGACGAACTCCTCGACCAGATCACCGCCTGCGACGAGTCCGTCCTGATCTTCACCAGCTACGTCGAGATGGGGCGTCTCCTGCACGCCCACTGCGCGGCCCGTGGCCTGGCGCCGAGTTTCCTGCACGGCCAGACGTCCCTGACGGAGCGTCAGCG